Within Deinococcus actinosclerus, the genomic segment CGCAGATCGTCGACACGGGCGCCTTGATGTAGCGCATGGTGTCGTAGATCGCCAGGCCCGCGTACACCTCGCCGCCGGGGCAGTTGATGTACATCTGGATCTCCTGCTCCGGGTTCTGGGAATCCAGCAGCAGCAGCTGAGCCACGATGGTGTTCGCCATCTGCGACTCGATCGGCGTGCCCACGAAAATAATCCGGTCCTTGAGCAGGCGGGAGTAAATGTCGTACATCCGCTCGCCGCGCCCGGTCTGCTCGATCACGTAGGGAATCACGCTCATGGCAGCGATTATCGCACGGGTCGGGAAAGCGAACGTAGGCCAGACCTGACTTCATCCGGTGGGCGGGGACCCGCCCCCGTCCGCCAGATGGCTTACGGCCGGGCCAGCGCGGCAGCCGACGCCCCCCGCCGGGGGCGGGGGGCACGTGGCACGGCGCTGACGGCTCAGTCGACGATCAGGGGGATCAGGACGGGGTTGCGGCCCGTGACCTTGCGCACGAAGCGGCGCACGGCGCCATACATGTCGTCGCGGACGTCTTCCAGACGCTTCTTCTCGCGCAGGCCCTGCTCGATGGCCTCCAGCGCGACCTTGCGGATCTGGGTGTCGAGTTCGCGGTTGGCGCGCACGAAGCCGCGCGAGACGATCTCGACGTGCGGGGTGGGGTGCAGGACGGCCGTCATGATCAGGATGCCCTCCTGGCTCATGTTCACGCGGTCGAGCAGCACGTCGTCCCCGATGTCGCCCACGCCCAGGCCGTCCACGTACACGGCCCCGGCGGGCACGGTCCCCGTGACCTTGAAGTCGTCCTGTGACACGCGCACGACGTCGCCGTTGCGGGCGATCAGGGTGCGTTTGGGCGGGCGGGGGAGGGTCTGGGCGAGGCGGGCGTGGTTGATCTGGTGGCGGGGTTCGCCGTGCCACGGCAGGAAGTACTTGGGCCGCGCGAGGTTCAGCACGGTCGCGAGTTCCTCCTGGCTGCCGTGCCCGGAGGCGTGCACGCGGTAGTTCGGGGGGTAGTAGACATCCACGCCGATCTCGTACAGGCGGTTGATGACGAGGTTCACGGCTTCCTCGTTGCCGGGGATGGGGTTGCTGCTCAGGATGACGCTGTCGCCGCGGCGCAGGGCAATCTTGGCGTGGTTGCCGAACGCGAGGCGCGACAGGACGCTCATAGGCTGCCCCTGGCTGCCGGTGCAGACGTACAGCACCTGCTGGTCCTGCAGGCCGCCGACCTCGTCGCTGGCCAGGAACGGTTCGGGAAGTTCCATGTAGCCCAGGGTCTGGGCGACCTGGGCGTACTTGATCATGCTGCGCCCCTCCATGACCACGCGGCGGCGCTGGCGGTGGGCGATGTTGATGACGTTCTGCACGCGGTGCACGTTCGACGCGAAGGTCGTGAGGAACACGCGGCCCTTGAGGCCCGCGATCAGGGTTTCGAGCTGACGGGCGACCTCGGCCTCGCTGACGGTGCGGCCCTGGCGCTCGGCGTTCGTGGAGTCGCTCATGAGCAGCATGACGCCGTCCTTGCCGGCCTGCTCGATGCGGGCGAGGTCGCTGAGCTTGCCGTCGCTGGGTTCCTCGTCGAGCTTGAAGTCCCCGGTGTGCATCACGACGCCCGCCGGGGTGGTGAGCAGGTACCCGGCGTTGTCGGGGATGGAGTGGGTCATGCGGAAGAACTCCACCTGGAAGTGCATGCCGATCTTGACCGTCTCGCTGAGGTCCACCTCGCGCAGGTCCACCTCGCCGTCCTTGATGCCGAACTCGCTGAGTTTCTCGCGCACGAGGCCCAGGGTCAGGCCCGCGCCGTAGACCGGCACGCGCGGCAGGCGGGGCAGGATGTACGGCAGGCCGCCGATGTGGTCCTCGTGCCCGTGGGTGAGGATCCAGCCTTTGATCAGCCCGGCGTGCTGCTGCAGGTAGTCGATGCGGGGGATGATCAGGTCGATGCCCATCTGGTGGCTCTCGGGGAACGCGAGCCCGGCGTCGACGACCATGATCTCGTCTTCGTAGCGGTAGGCGGTGATGTTCTTGCCGATCTCGCCCATGCCGCCGAGCGGGATGACTTCGAGGTGTGGGGCCGCGCCCTCGGGGCGGGGAGCCTTGCTGGGGTTGCTCATGGGTACTCCGGGAGACCTGCGTGTGGGGCAGGCGGTGAGAGAAGGCGGGGCCAGGGAATGCGGCCTGAGTGAGTGGATTGTGTCGCCGGTCAGGTGCTGCGGGCAGCGGCCAGGGAAGGCGAAGTGCGCTCAACGTAGCACACCGCGCCAGGGGCGCTGCGCGCCACACCTGACGTGCCGGTCATTTACGGAACTGCAAGGGACCTACATCAAGAAAACATCATGAAGATTTGGTGTCACCCGGCAGTATCATGGTCTCGTGACCCCGCAACGCATTCTCATCATCGAGGACGACCTGGATATCGCCAACGTCCTGCGCATGGATCTGACCGACGCCGGCTTCGAGGTTGACCACGCCGACTCCGCCATGAACGGCCTGATCAAGGCGCGCGAGGAGCAGCCCACGCTGATCCTCCTGGACCTGGGCCTGCCGGACTTCGACGGTGGGGACGTCGTGCAGCGCCTGCGCAAGAACAGCAGCGTGCCGATCATCGTCCTGACCGCCCGCGACACCGTGGACGAGAAGGTGCGCCTGCTGGGCCTGGGCGCCGACGACTACCTGATCAAGCCCTTCCACCCGGACGAACTGCTCGCGCGCGTGAAGGTGCAGCTGCGCCAGCGCACCACCGAGAGCCTCACCATGGGCGACCTGACCCTCGACCCGCAGAAGCGGCTCGTGACCTTCAAGGGTGAGGAACTGCGGCTCTCGCCCAAGGAGTTCGACATCCTGGCCCTGCTGATCCGCCAGCCCGGTCGCGTGTACTCGCGCCAGGAGATCGGCCAGGACATCTGGCAGGGCCGCCTGCCCGAGGGCAGCAACGTCGTGGACGTGCACATGGCCAACCTGCGCGCCAAGCTGCGTGACCTCGACGGCTACGGGCTGCTCCGCACCGTGCGCGGCGTCGGGTACGCCCTGCGCGGCTGACGGTGACGCCCACCGACGCGGGCGGCGCCGCGTTCCACGGCGTGGACGCCCAGGCGCTGTTCGCCGCGCTGCCCGACCCGGTCGCGCACCTCACGGCCGGCGGGCAGGTCACGCTCAACCGCGCCGCCCAGGCCCGGGTGCAGCAGTACTCGGCCACCGGCGACTGGATGGCGCTGTTCCACCCGGGCAGCGTGCCAGCCATTCAGGACGGCGTGCAGGCCGCCCTGCGGGGCGAGACCCGGCAGGTGACCGTGCAGGTCGTGGACACGGTCGCCCCGGGCCTGCTGACCGTGGCGCCCACCGCCGGCGGCGCCCTGCTGCACCTGCATGTGGCGCGTGACCCGCTGGAGGTCGCGCTGGAACTCATGGACGGCATGGGCCTGGGCATGACCGTGCAGGCCCCGGACACCCGCATCCTGCTCACGAACGACGCGGCCGCCCGCATCCTGGGCATGACCCAGGAGCAGCTGACCGGGCGCGACTCCATGGACCCCGAGTGGCGCGCCGTGCACCCGGACGGCAGCGAATTCCCCGGCGAGACGCACCCCAGCGTGCAGGCCCTGCGCACCATGCAGGTGCAGCGCGACGTGCCCATGGGCGTGTACCACC encodes:
- a CDS encoding ribonuclease J, which codes for MSNPSKAPRPEGAAPHLEVIPLGGMGEIGKNITAYRYEDEIMVVDAGLAFPESHQMGIDLIIPRIDYLQQHAGLIKGWILTHGHEDHIGGLPYILPRLPRVPVYGAGLTLGLVREKLSEFGIKDGEVDLREVDLSETVKIGMHFQVEFFRMTHSIPDNAGYLLTTPAGVVMHTGDFKLDEEPSDGKLSDLARIEQAGKDGVMLLMSDSTNAERQGRTVSEAEVARQLETLIAGLKGRVFLTTFASNVHRVQNVINIAHRQRRRVVMEGRSMIKYAQVAQTLGYMELPEPFLASDEVGGLQDQQVLYVCTGSQGQPMSVLSRLAFGNHAKIALRRGDSVILSSNPIPGNEEAVNLVINRLYEIGVDVYYPPNYRVHASGHGSQEELATVLNLARPKYFLPWHGEPRHQINHARLAQTLPRPPKRTLIARNGDVVRVSQDDFKVTGTVPAGAVYVDGLGVGDIGDDVLLDRVNMSQEGILIMTAVLHPTPHVEIVSRGFVRANRELDTQIRKVALEAIEQGLREKKRLEDVRDDMYGAVRRFVRKVTGRNPVLIPLIVD
- a CDS encoding response regulator transcription factor, whose amino-acid sequence is MTPQRILIIEDDLDIANVLRMDLTDAGFEVDHADSAMNGLIKAREEQPTLILLDLGLPDFDGGDVVQRLRKNSSVPIIVLTARDTVDEKVRLLGLGADDYLIKPFHPDELLARVKVQLRQRTTESLTMGDLTLDPQKRLVTFKGEELRLSPKEFDILALLIRQPGRVYSRQEIGQDIWQGRLPEGSNVVDVHMANLRAKLRDLDGYGLLRTVRGVGYALRG